The genomic interval CTCCCGGGCGGTGGCGTCGATGTCGGCGTCGGTGAGGCGACCCTTGCCACGCAGCTTGGTGAAGATCCCGGACAGGCGGTCACTCAAAGTGTCAAACACGGCGCAGCATCCCGTTTGTCGTATTTACCCGAGCATGGCATGGCCGAGGCACGGATGCCCGGCCACCGCAAGGGTAGCCGCCCGCATCTCCCGCCGCCTCGACCCCGCCCCGGCCGGGCCGGGCGGAGCGGGCGGGGTTGTGGGCGGGCGCACAGGCGGGGCAGCTCGACAGTCTCGCGGTCAACCTACCCCCGGCCGGGCGCCGAGGGCCCGGCCTCAGGGCTCGACCAGACCGGACTGGTAGGCGTACACCACCAACTGGGCCCGGTCCCGGGCGCCGAGCTTGACCATGGCCCGGCTGACGTGGGTACGCGCCGTCGCCGGACTGACCAGCAGCCGGCTGCCGATCTCGTCGTTGCTCAATCCCTCGCCGACCAGCCCGACCACCTGCCGCTCCCGCTCGGTCAGCGTCTCCAGCCGGGGATGCGGCCGGAGCACCCGGGACGGCCGGGTGGCGAACTCCCGGACCACCCGCCGGGTCACCGACGGGGAGAGCAGCGCCTCGCCGCCAGCCACCAGCCGGATCGCCCGGAGCAGCTCGACCGGCTTGGTGTCCTTGGTCAGGAAGCCGCTGGCACCGTGCCGCAGCGCCTCGAAGACGTACGAGTCGAGTTCGAAGGTGGTCAGCACGACCACCCGGGTACCGGCCAGCTCCGGGTCGGCGACGATCCGCCGGGTCGCCTCGATGCCGTCGATCCCGGGCATCCGCACGTCCATCAGCACCACGTCGGGGCGCTCCCGCCGGGCCACCGCCAGCGCGGCCAGCCCGTCGGCCGCCTCACCGACCACCCGCAGGTCGGACTCGCTCTCCACCAGGGCGCGCAGCCCCAGCCGGACCAGGTCCTGGTCGTCCGCGATCAGCACCCCGATCGGCCCGCTCCGCCCGGTCATTCCACCGTCCTCCCCGGTCATCGCCGCTCTCCGGTCATCGCCGCTCCCCCGTCATCGCCGCTCCCCCGGTCAGTCCCGTGCCCGCGCGGGCAGCCGGGCGAAGACCCGGAACCCGCCGCCGGGACGCGGCCCGACCTCCAGCGCGCCGCCGAGCGCGTCGATCCGCTCCCGCATCCCGGTCAGCCCGTGCCCCTCGCCCGGACCGGCCGCCCCCGAACCGCCGTGCCCGGTGTCGACCACCTCCACCGTCACCTCGTCCGGCAGGTACCCGATCCGGACCGTCGCGGCGGCGGTGCCGGCGTGCCGCAACACGTTCGTCAGCGACTCCTGCACCACCCGGTACGCGGCCAGGTCGACCGCCACCGGCAGCGGCCGACGGTCGCCCTCGCACTCCAGGGTGACCGTCAGCCCGGTCTGGCGCAGCCGGGCGGTCAGCGCCGCCACCTGGTCCAGTCCGGGCACCGGCGCGCGGTCGACGGCGGCGTCCCGGCGGACCACCGAGAGGGTGACCCGAAGCTCGTCCAGCGCCTCCCGGCTGGTCCGGCTGATCGCCGTCAACGCCGTCTCCGCCTGCTCCGGGCGCTTCGCCAGCAGGTGCAGGGCGATCTCGGCCTGCATGTTGATCGCGGCCAGGCCGTGCCCGACCACGTCGTGCACCTCCTGGGCGATCCGCAGCCGCTCGTCGTCGGCGAGCCGGCGGGCCTGCTCGATCCGGTCCCGGGCGGCGGCCTCCCGGTTGTTGCGCACCGTGACCCCCACCGCGAACGGTACGACGATCCACGCCGCGCCCGGCAGCAGACCGGACAGCCCCACCGGTTCGCGCAGGGAGACGAAGACGTGCACCAGTACCGCCGCCAGGGCCGGGGTGCAGCCGAGCACCGCCCGGCGGATCGGCAAGTGCCGGGCGACGGTGTAGACCGCGACGAAGAACGAGAACAGGATCGGCCCGTACGGATAGCCGGCCACCAGGTACGCCGAGGCGGCCACGGTGCCGAACGCCAACGTGACCAGCGGCCAGCGGCGGCGTACCACCAGCGCCAGCGCCGCCACCGTGACCAAAAGGTCGGCCCAGCCGTCGACCGGGGCGGCGTGCGGGAAGTTCTGCGCCGCGGCGCGGGTGCCGACGTACCCGACGAGCAGCAGCACCAGCGCGAGCGCGGCGTCGGCCAGCAGGCTGCTCCACCGCCCGTCGGCCCGGCGCAGCCCGCCGTCCGCCTCCCGTCCCCGCGTCGCCATCTGTGCCGAGGATGTCATGCCGGCACCCCTGTCTGGCGGCCGTGCAACCGTCGGCACGCCCGTCGAATGCTCAGAGGATGTCCCGGCGGTGCAGGTACGCCCCGGCCAGCAGGACGAAGCCGAGCAGGTACCCGGCGAGGACGACCGCCGCCTGGCCACCGCCGACGACGGCGGCGACACCGGGCGTCTCCGGGCCGGCACCGAGCGCCGCCGCCAACGCCCCCGCGTTCGGGCCGGGCAGCCCCTTCTGGAGTTCCGCCACCCAGGCCAGGATCGGCGCGGCGACGCCGGCCAGCAGGTTCTGCACGGCGAGCAGCCAGACCAGGCCGAGCCCGATCGGCAGCGCCACCCCGCGCAGCAGCACCGCCAGCAGCACCCCGAAGCCGGCCCAGACCATGCTGATCAGCCAGCCGGCGCCGATCCCGACCGCGACGTCACCGACCGCCGGCCAGTGCACCGGCTGCGCCTGCGCCACCGCGATCAGCAGGCTGGTCAGCGCGCCGACCGCGAAGAGGGTCAGCACCAGCACCAGGGTCGCGGCGGCCAGCACCAGCAGCTTGCCCAGATATACCGACAGCCGGGACGGCCCCTGGGTGAGCAGGGTCTTCCAGGTTCCCCAGGCGTACTCGCTGCCGACGGTGAGCACCGCCAGGATCAGGCAGATCGCGCCGAGGAAGACCGGCAGTCCGCCGATCGAGTTGCCGACCAGCCGGGCCGGCAGCAGCGCGTCGAGCGCCCGGTCGCTGCGCACCCCGGCGGAACCGTCGGCGTAGGCGGCGTACGGGACGAGATAGGTGAAGACCAGGCTGAGTACGACCGCCACGGCGAGCAGCAGCCAGGTCCCCGGTCGGCGGAGCAGCTTGACCGCCTCCGCCGCACAGCTAGCCCACATGGTCGGTCCCTCCGGTCAGTTCGAAGAACACCTGCTCCAGGTCACGTTCCAGCGGACGCAGTTCGCGTACCGCCACTCCGGCGCCGACCAGCTCGGTGTTGAGCCAGGCGGCCCGGTCCGGGTCGACCGACAGGTCCAGCCCGCCGTCGACCACCCGCACCCGGTCGGGGCCGAGCAGTGCCCGTACCCGCTCCTCGGCACCGCCCAGCGGCTCGGCCAGGACCCGCAGGCCGGCCGTACCGCGCAGCTGCGCGACCGTGCTCTCGGCGACCAGCCGGCCCCGGGACACCACGCCGACCCGGTCACAGACCTGCTGCACCTCGCCGAGCAGGTGGCTGGAGAGCAGTACGGTGCAGCCGGCCGCCGCGAGCCGGCGGATCAGGGCCCGCATGTCCGCCATCCCGGCCGGGTCGAGCCCGTTCGTCGGCTCGTCCAGGATCAGCAGCCGGGGATCCTTCAGCAGCGCGGCGGCGACCCCGAGCCGCTGCTTCATCCCGAGCGAGTAGCTGGCGTACCGGTCGCCGGCCCGGTCGGCCAGGTCGACGAGTTCCAGCACGGTCCGGATCCGGATCGGCGGGGTACCGGTGAGCCGGGCCAGCACCCGCAGGTTGTCCCGGCCGGAGAGGTGGGGGTAGCAGGCCGGCCCCTCGATCAGCGCGCCGACCCGGGCGAGTTGGCCGGGGGCGCCGGGTGGCCGGCCGAAGAGCCGGACCGTGCCGGCGGTGGGCCGGACGAGGCCGAGCAGCATCCGCAGGGTACTGGTCTTGCCGGCGCCGTTCGGGCCGAGGAACCCGTACACCTCGCCGCGCAACACGGTGAGGTCGAGCGCGTCGACGGCGACGAGGTCGCCGTACCGCTTGGTCAGCCCGCTGGTCCGCACCGGATGCGGCGGTCCGGCCGGGCTGGGTGGCGTTTCCGTCATGCCCCCGACGATCCCGCCCGGCGGGGCCGGCGGCGTCGCCCGCCGGGCGGCCTTCCGGCTACGCCCGCTGACGTAGTCGACCGGCCCGGCGCCGGTCAGCCGGCGGCGGCGAGCACGGCTGCCTCGACCCGGTCCCGCTCGGCCTGGTCGGGCCAGCTCCCGACCAGGTAGAAGGCGTCGACGACGTCACCGCCGAGGGTGGAGATCCGGGCCGCCCGCACCTGGGCGCCGGCCTCGTCGAGCGCGCTGCTGACCCGGTAGAGCAGCCCGCCGGCGTCGGCGGCCCGCAGCTCCAGCACCACGGCGTCGGTGGCGGCGGCCCGGTGCCAGACCACCCGGGGCGGCGACCCGCCGCCCCGGGCCGCCAGCGCGCGCCCGCGCAGCCGCTGGGTCACCGAGACGTCCCCGGTGACCGCCCGCCGCAGGTCGGCGGCGAGCGCGACCGGGTCGGGCGGGGTGCCGTAGCGCGGCTGGACCAGGAACTCGACCAGGGCGGTCTCGCCGACCATGCTGGCGTCGGCGGCGAGCACCTCCAGCCGGTGCAGGGCCAGGCAGCCGGCGACCGCGGTGAGCAGGCCCCGCCGGTCCGCCGCGGCCACCGCCACCCGCTCCCCTTCCAGGTGTACGGCCGGCAGCGGCCCCGCCACCAGCGCCGGGTCCGGGGTCGGCGGCTCGGGAAGCCGGCCGGTGTCGAGCCTGGTGTGCACCCGGCGGACCAGTTCGGCGATCAGCCGGGCCTTCCAGTCCGACCAGGCGGCCGGCCCGGTCGCGCGCGCGTCGGCCCGGGCCAGCGCGTGCAGCAGGCTCAGCGTGCCGGTGTCCCGGACCGCCTCGGCCACCCGGGCGATGGTGACCGGATCGGCGAGGTCCCGCCGGGTCGCCACCTCGGGCAGCAGCAGGTGCAGCCGGACCAGCCGCTCGATCAGGTCGACCTCGGCCGGCGGCAGCCCGATCCGGGCGGCGATCCGGGCCGCGATCGGCGCCCCGACCACGCTGTGGTCCCCGCCGAGCCCCTTGCCGACGTCGTGCAGGAAGGCGGCGAGCAGCAGCAGGTCGGGCCGGTCCACCTCGCGGGCGTACCCGGTCGCCTCGGCGGCGGCCTGCACCAGGTGCCGGTCCAGCGTGTAGCGGTGTACCGGGTTGTGCTGCGGCAGGCTGCGCATCCGGGGCCACTCCGGCAGCCACCCGTCGACCAGGCCGTACCGGTCGCAGGTCTCCCAGGTGCCGACCAGCCCCGGGCCGGCACCGAGCAGGGTGATCAGCGCCGTCCGGGCGGCCGGCGGCCAGGGCGTCGGCAGCGGTGGGCAGTACGCGGCGAGCCATTCGCAGGTGGCCCGGGCGATCGGCAGTCGGGCGCTGGCCGCGGCGGCGGCGACCCGCAGCGACAGGCTCGGGTCGGGACGGGCCCCGATGGCGGTCCGGGCGAGGACCAGTTCGCCGTCCTGCTCCACCACGTCCCGGGCGACCGGGCGGCGCAGCGGCCGGCCGTCGGCGCCCCGGCGCCGCCCGGAGCGGAGCCGGTCGGCGGCCCGCCAGGCGTCGTCCAGGGCGTGGCTGATGGTCCGGGCGTCCCCGGCGACCTGGCGCAGCAGCGCGTCGCCGGGCTCGGCGACGGCCCGCGCCGCCTCTTCGCCGTCTCCGGCAGTGTCCCCGGCGGCGTCCCCGCCGTCGGCCGGACCGTCGCCGTCGGGGGGAAGCTGTCGAGGGGCGGGGCCGACGGTGCCGGGCCGGAGTTGGCGCAGCCCGAGCAGGCCGGCCACGCCGGCCCGCTCCTGGGCGAGCAGCCGGTCGACGCGGCGGCCGACCGAGGTGTGCAGGGCGTCCCGGGTGTCCAGCATCCGCAGGTGCGCGGCCCGGACCGCCGGGCGGAGCGCGTCGCTGATCCCGGCGAAGGCGATGGCCCGGAGCAGCGCCACGTCCCGCAGGCCGCCGGCCGCCTCCTTCAGGTCGCCCTCCAGCAGGAACGCCAGTTCGCCGTGCGCCTGCCAGCGGGTCGCGGTGATCTCGCGCAGCGCCGGCAGCGCGCGTACGGCGGTCCGCCGCCACTGGTCGGCGGCGGCGTCGACCAGCCGGGCGGCGAGTTCCCCGTCCCCGGCGACGTGCCGGGCGTCGAGCAGGCCGAGTGCGACCTTGACGTCGTCGTGTGCGACGGAGAGCGCCTCGGGAATGGTCCGTACCGAGTGGTCGAGGCCGAGCCGGGCGTCCCAGATCGGATACCAGAGCGCGGCGGCCAGCTCGTCCATCCCGGGCACCCCGGAGTGCAGCAGGACCAGGTCGAGGTCGCCGCAGGGTGCGCACTGCCGGCGGCCGAGTCCGCCGACCGCGACCAGGGCGACCCCCTCGACGGTGGTCGGATCCGCGCCGCCCCGACCGCCGGCCGTCTCCCGTAGCCCGGCGGCGAGCAGCCCGGTCAGCCAGGCGTCCAGCGCCGCCGCCCGCTGCTCGCGGGCGGCGGCGCCGATGCCGGGGACGACCAGGGGCCTCGGGTCGAGCTGACCGGTGGTCGTCGGCGCGGGTCCCCTGGTCATCGTGACGGTCGCCTAGAGCGCGTCGAGGCCGCGCTCGCCGGTACGGACCCGGATGACGTCCTCGACGCCGGTCACCCAGACCTTCCCGTCACCGATCTTGCCGGTCCGGGCGGCGGTGACCACCGCGTCAACCACCTTGTCGACGTCGATCTCGTCGGTCAGCACCTCGACCCTGATCTTCGGCAGGAACTCGACGGTGTACTCGGCACCCCGGTACACCTCCGTGTGGCCCTTCTGCCGTCCGTACCCCTGGACCTCGCTGACGGTCAGGCCGGCCACGCCCAGGGCGTGCAGCGCCTCCTTCACCGCGTCCAGCTGGTACGGCTTGATGACCGCGGTCACCAGCTTCATATCCAACCCCTCCATCGCAGAAACGTTAGCCGGCGACCTTCTCGCTGACCGGGGCGGCGGGCTCGGCCGCCGGGGTGCTGCTGTTCGGCGTACCGATTCCGGCCATCGCGAAGGCGCCGCCGCTGCCGGAGGCCGTGGAGAGGTCGTACCCGCTCTCCGCGTGCTCCGCGATGTCGATGCTGTCGACCTCGGCCTCCTGGGAGACCCGGAAGCCGATGGACTTCTCGATCGCGAAGGCCAGCAGCCAGGCGATGCCGAAGGACCAGACGGTGACGATCAGGCCGGCCAGGGCCTGCCGGCCGAGCTGGGTCGCCCCGCCGCCGTAGAAGAGGCCGTCGGAGGCACCCACCACGTCGGTGATCGCGCCGTTGACGCTGTTGGTGGCGAAGAGGCCGAGCCAGAGCGAGCCGATCCAGCCGCCGACGAAGTGCACGCCGACCACGTCGAGGGAGTCGTCGTAGCCGAGCTTGTACTTCAGGCTGACCGCGAGCGCGCAGACCGCACCGGCGACCAGGCCGAGCAGTACCGCCGCCCAGGGGGCGATGAAACCACAGGCCGGCGTGATCGCCACCAGGCCGGCGATGGCGCCGGAGGAGGCACCGACCAGGGTCGGCTTCCCACCCTTGATCCACTCGACCACGATCCAGCCGAGTACGGCGGCGGCGGTGGCGAGCTGGGTGTTGATGAAGGCCAGGCCGGCGACCGAGTCGACGGTCAGCTCCGAACCGGCGTTGAAGCCGAACCAGCCGAACCAGAGCAGGCCGGCGCCGAGGGCCACCAGCGGGATGTTGTGCGGCTTCATGACCTCCCGGGGCCAGCCGAGCCGCCTGCCGAGCACCAGCGCGACACCGAGCGCGGCCGCACCGGCGTTGATGTGCACCGCCGTGCCACCGGCGAAGTCCAGCGCGTGGATGTCACCGCCGATGATGCCGCCGCCCCAGACCCAGTGCGCGACCGGGAAGTACACCAGGGTCGCCCAGCCGAACGCGAAGAGCAGCCAGCCGGCGAACCTGGCCCGG from Plantactinospora sp. BC1 carries:
- a CDS encoding ammonium transporter; translation: MPEAPTIDSGNTVWLLVSTALVLLMTPGLALFYGGLNRSKGVLNMMMMSFSAIGLISVLWWFYGFSVAFGTDVNGFWGDPAQYLGTKTFLAETDLWGATAENPSGIGVPLYVFMAFQMVFAVITVALISGAISDRARFAGWLLFAFGWATLVYFPVAHWVWGGGIIGGDIHALDFAGGTAVHINAGAAALGVALVLGRRLGWPREVMKPHNIPLVALGAGLLWFGWFGFNAGSELTVDSVAGLAFINTQLATAAAVLGWIVVEWIKGGKPTLVGASSGAIAGLVAITPACGFIAPWAAVLLGLVAGAVCALAVSLKYKLGYDDSLDVVGVHFVGGWIGSLWLGLFATNSVNGAITDVVGASDGLFYGGGATQLGRQALAGLIVTVWSFGIAWLLAFAIEKSIGFRVSQEAEVDSIDIAEHAESGYDLSTASGSGGAFAMAGIGTPNSSTPAAEPAAPVSEKVAG
- a CDS encoding ABC transporter ATP-binding protein, giving the protein MTETPPSPAGPPHPVRTSGLTKRYGDLVAVDALDLTVLRGEVYGFLGPNGAGKTSTLRMLLGLVRPTAGTVRLFGRPPGAPGQLARVGALIEGPACYPHLSGRDNLRVLARLTGTPPIRIRTVLELVDLADRAGDRYASYSLGMKQRLGVAAALLKDPRLLILDEPTNGLDPAGMADMRALIRRLAAAGCTVLLSSHLLGEVQQVCDRVGVVSRGRLVAESTVAQLRGTAGLRVLAEPLGGAEERVRALLGPDRVRVVDGGLDLSVDPDRAAWLNTELVGAGVAVRELRPLERDLEQVFFELTGGTDHVG
- a CDS encoding ABC transporter permease, with protein sequence MWASCAAEAVKLLRRPGTWLLLAVAVVLSLVFTYLVPYAAYADGSAGVRSDRALDALLPARLVGNSIGGLPVFLGAICLILAVLTVGSEYAWGTWKTLLTQGPSRLSVYLGKLLVLAAATLVLVLTLFAVGALTSLLIAVAQAQPVHWPAVGDVAVGIGAGWLISMVWAGFGVLLAVLLRGVALPIGLGLVWLLAVQNLLAGVAAPILAWVAELQKGLPGPNAGALAAALGAGPETPGVAAVVGGGQAAVVLAGYLLGFVLLAGAYLHRRDIL
- a CDS encoding P-II family nitrogen regulator, translating into MKLVTAVIKPYQLDAVKEALHALGVAGLTVSEVQGYGRQKGHTEVYRGAEYTVEFLPKIRVEVLTDEIDVDKVVDAVVTAARTGKIGDGKVWVTGVEDVIRVRTGERGLDAL
- a CDS encoding sensor histidine kinase, encoding MATRGREADGGLRRADGRWSSLLADAALALVLLLVGYVGTRAAAQNFPHAAPVDGWADLLVTVAALALVVRRRWPLVTLAFGTVAASAYLVAGYPYGPILFSFFVAVYTVARHLPIRRAVLGCTPALAAVLVHVFVSLREPVGLSGLLPGAAWIVVPFAVGVTVRNNREAAARDRIEQARRLADDERLRIAQEVHDVVGHGLAAINMQAEIALHLLAKRPEQAETALTAISRTSREALDELRVTLSVVRRDAAVDRAPVPGLDQVAALTARLRQTGLTVTLECEGDRRPLPVAVDLAAYRVVQESLTNVLRHAGTAAATVRIGYLPDEVTVEVVDTGHGGSGAAGPGEGHGLTGMRERIDALGGALEVGPRPGGGFRVFARLPARARD
- a CDS encoding [protein-PII] uridylyltransferase encodes the protein MTRGPAPTTTGQLDPRPLVVPGIGAAAREQRAAALDAWLTGLLAAGLRETAGGRGGADPTTVEGVALVAVGGLGRRQCAPCGDLDLVLLHSGVPGMDELAAALWYPIWDARLGLDHSVRTIPEALSVAHDDVKVALGLLDARHVAGDGELAARLVDAAADQWRRTAVRALPALREITATRWQAHGELAFLLEGDLKEAAGGLRDVALLRAIAFAGISDALRPAVRAAHLRMLDTRDALHTSVGRRVDRLLAQERAGVAGLLGLRQLRPGTVGPAPRQLPPDGDGPADGGDAAGDTAGDGEEAARAVAEPGDALLRQVAGDARTISHALDDAWRAADRLRSGRRRGADGRPLRRPVARDVVEQDGELVLARTAIGARPDPSLSLRVAAAAASARLPIARATCEWLAAYCPPLPTPWPPAARTALITLLGAGPGLVGTWETCDRYGLVDGWLPEWPRMRSLPQHNPVHRYTLDRHLVQAAAEATGYAREVDRPDLLLLAAFLHDVGKGLGGDHSVVGAPIAARIAARIGLPPAEVDLIERLVRLHLLLPEVATRRDLADPVTIARVAEAVRDTGTLSLLHALARADARATGPAAWSDWKARLIAELVRRVHTRLDTGRLPEPPTPDPALVAGPLPAVHLEGERVAVAAADRRGLLTAVAGCLALHRLEVLAADASMVGETALVEFLVQPRYGTPPDPVALAADLRRAVTGDVSVTQRLRGRALAARGGGSPPRVVWHRAAATDAVVLELRAADAGGLLYRVSSALDEAGAQVRAARISTLGGDVVDAFYLVGSWPDQAERDRVEAAVLAAAG
- a CDS encoding response regulator transcription factor; protein product: MTGRSGPIGVLIADDQDLVRLGLRALVESESDLRVVGEAADGLAALAVARRERPDVVLMDVRMPGIDGIEATRRIVADPELAGTRVVVLTTFELDSYVFEALRHGASGFLTKDTKPVELLRAIRLVAGGEALLSPSVTRRVVREFATRPSRVLRPHPRLETLTERERQVVGLVGEGLSNDEIGSRLLVSPATARTHVSRAMVKLGARDRAQLVVYAYQSGLVEP